A single Mustelus asterias chromosome 4, sMusAst1.hap1.1, whole genome shotgun sequence DNA region contains:
- the LOC144492870 gene encoding serine protease 23-like, translating into MNQLQILAIILYFANLSATDPNTTWHRHKIPAFLPQETVKLDKPRFSAKATLELTTHCNAECLWRETHPTLEDLRENLSYETVYNNGTRTLTVVDIPDFDPSTHTLKQYIPGRSRRKRQIFGVDGRFDIRGKKFLLNFPFSTTVKISTGCTGVLVSDRHVLTAAHCIHDGKDYVKGAKKLKVGFLKENPKAQLTKSSKIPPKLLTRWSRVKRTQVPKGWIRSQNDLSMDYDYALLELKRPHNRPHMEITVMPTTDQVVGNRIHFSGFDSDRPGQLVYRFCPIINETPHLIYQHCDAQPGSSGSGVYAKLWLPEKQDWERKIVGIFSGHQWVDLNGMQRDYNVAVRITPLKYAQICYWIKGTYSNCRFD; encoded by the coding sequence ATGAACCAATTACAGATCCTGGCCATTATTCTGTATTTTGCCAATTTATCTGCGACAGACCCCAACACGACCTGGCACAGACACAAGATCCCAGCTTTCCTTCCCCAAGAAACAGTAAAGTTGGACAAACCCCGTTTCtctgcaaaagccacactagAATTGACGACCCattgcaatgcagagtgcctgTGGAGAGAAACTCACCCCACCTTAGAAGATTTGAGGGAAAATCTTTCCTATGAAACAGTTTACAACAATGGCACTCGAACCCTCACTGTGGTAGACATCCCTGACTTTGACCCGAGTACCCACACCTTGAAACAGTACATCCCGGGAAGGTCACGGCGTAAGCGGCAGATTTTTGGTGTGGATGGCAGATTTGATATTCGTGGGAAAAAATTCTTGCTCAACTTCCCTTTCTCGACAACAGTGAAAATCTccacaggttgcacaggtgtcctGGTGTCAGACAGGCATGTATTAACCGCAGCTCATTGCATTCATGATGGGAAAGACTATGTCAAGGGGGCAAAAAAGTTAAAGGTTGGGTTTCTGAAAGAGAATCCCAAAGCCCAGTTGACAAAAAGTTCCAAAATTCCACCGAAATTATTGACAAGGTGGTCACGTGTCAAACGCACGCAAGTACCAAAGGGTTGGATACGATCTCAGAATGACCTTAGTATGGACTATGACTATGCTCTGCTGGAATTGAAGAGGCCTCATAACAGACCACACATGGAGATCACGGTCATGCCAACTACGGATCAAGTAGTTGGCAACAGAATCCATTTTTCAGGATTTGACAGCGACAGGCCCGGACAGCTGGTGTATCGATTTTGCCCAATAATCAACGAGACGCCTCATCTCATCTACCAGCACTGTGATGCCCAGCCAGGCTCCAGTGGTTCTGGCGTGTACGCCAAATTGTGGTTGCCAGAGAAACAGGATTGGGAAAGGAAGATTGTCGGTATATTTTCGGGACATCAGTGGGTGGACCTCAACGGGATGCAGCGAGATTACAATGTGGCTGTTCGCATTACACCGCTGAAATATGCACAGATCTGTTACTGGATCAAAGGCACTTACAGCAATTGTCGTTTTGATTAA